The Etheostoma cragini isolate CJK2018 chromosome 5, CSU_Ecrag_1.0, whole genome shotgun sequence genome contains a region encoding:
- the lmx1bb gene encoding LIM homeobox transcription factor 1, beta b codes for MGVGIKGLRFPLAESGLSESAPSKLDPDVEHNYNHRSLSFSRLFATKCSGCMEKIAPTEFVMRALECVYHLNCFCCCVCDRQLRKGDEFVLKEGQLLCKIDYEREKDLLSSVSPDDSDSEKSDDEELDIKPEKGIGGQGKGDDGKDPRRPKRPRTILTTQQRRAFKASFEVSSKPCRKVRETLAAETGLSVRVVQVWFQNQRAKMKKLARRQQQQQEQQNSQRLGQEVMSNRMEGMMNSFTPLAPPQQQLVAMDQNGYSTDPFQQGLTPPQMPGDHMNPYGNDSAFHDIDSDTSLTSLSDCFMASSDVNSMQARVGNPIDRLYSMQNSYFAS; via the exons CACAACTACAATCATCGTTCTCTCTCGTTCTCTAGGTTGTTTGCGACCAAGTGCAGTGGCTGCATGGAGAAGATCGCCCCCACAGAGTTTGTGATGCGCGCCCTGGAATGCGTCTACCACCTGAACTGCTTCTGCTGCTGCGTGTGCGACCGGCAGCTGAGGAAGGGGGACGAGTTTGTCCTGAAGGAGGGTCAGCTGCTGTGCAAGATTGACTATGAGAGGGAGAAGGACTTACTCAGCTCGGTTAGCCCGGATGACTCAGACTCAG AGAAAAGTGACGATGAGGAGTTGGACATCAAGCCTGAGAAAGGCATAGGAGGCCAGGGGAAGGGGGATGATGGGAAAGATCCCAGGAGGCCGAAAAGGCCACGAACCATCCTGACCACACAACAGAGACGGGCCTTCAAGGCCTCCTTTGAGGTTTCCTCAAAGCCCTGCAGAAAG GTGAGGGAGACGCTGGCTGCAGAGACGGGACTCAGTGTTCGGGTGGTGCAGGTCTGGTTTCAGAACCAGAGAGCTAAG ATGAAGAAGTTGGCAAGaagacagcagcaacaacaagaacaacagaATTCTCAGAGACTTGGCCAAG AGGTAATGTCCAATCGGATGGAGGGAATGATGAACTCCTTCACACCGCTGGCTCCACCGCAGCAGCAGCTGGTCGCCATGGATCAGAACGGTTACAGCACAGACCCGTTCCAGCAGGGGCTCACCCCCCCACAGATGCCCGGGGACCACATGAACCCATATG GTAATGATTCCGCATTCCATGACATAGACAGCGACACGTCTTTAACCAGCCTCAGTGACTGCTTCATGGCATCGTCGGACGTCAACTCCATGCAAGCCCGTGTGGGGAACCCCATCGACCGCCTCTACTCCATGCAGAACTCTTACTTTGCATCATGA